Proteins encoded together in one Ignavibacteriales bacterium window:
- a CDS encoding right-handed parallel beta-helix repeat-containing protein, protein MKRIIIIHLLFLVTLNKNSAQRSIPIELHAGLVISNSVIVKPQVYSLSPPSSTDSSVITIRGDNITVDFAGATLRGKNGDEDPDTYSGVAIRIEGGKNIRIINAHIHGYKIAILVRGTDNLELIDNDVSYNWKPRLFSLIEHESLLDWLSFHHNEKDEWLRYGAGIYLSSVNGGIIRNNICVQGMNGLLITRSNHIRITGNNFSFNSGLGIGLYRSCNNEITYNKLDYNVRGYSHGFYNRGQDSANLLLYEQSSNNVIAYNSATHGGDGFFLWAGQTTMDSGKGGSNDNLLYGNDFSFASANGIEATFSRNSFISNRLAGCDYGIWGGYSYESKIVGNQFENNRVGVAIEHGQDNSIIANRFHGDTTAVTLWATPIAPSDWGYPKYRDTRSRDYKIEKNIFEGNKRGTKVLNTSGIALLNNQWMNVDTATIFRDTTDFDSEGNTLSDSISETNIEVPKDYLTLAPKIDSRKGVIPAAPISKMDRSAIIVDEWGPYDYQSPKLWPVKSLHELPLRLRTLGPKGNWSVIQKHGIEMISAVGGKIGDTITVTPMKDSIGNWSMVLNYQGESTTSPRGKLYAEGTSYQFSFEHFAPSIDWNVRFFTWTDSTNPLNKYEAFNQLLGTQPILIQQVPRLDFEWYRPKFPELPQERFAFEAEGSVILEEGIFTLRTISDDGVRVWVDDALVIDNWSQHGSKLDYAIITGGRHRLRVQYFQVDGWMEFRLDILRGINRSIGSPE, encoded by the coding sequence ATGAAACGAATTATAATCATTCATCTCCTGTTTCTTGTTACCCTCAACAAGAATTCGGCACAACGATCAATTCCAATAGAATTACATGCCGGGCTTGTTATTTCAAATTCGGTAATAGTTAAACCACAGGTTTATTCACTGAGTCCACCTTCTTCAACTGATTCTTCAGTCATCACTATCCGAGGTGATAATATTACAGTAGATTTTGCCGGCGCGACTCTTAGAGGAAAAAATGGAGATGAAGATCCGGATACTTATTCAGGAGTTGCCATTCGTATTGAAGGAGGTAAAAATATCCGCATTATTAATGCACATATTCACGGTTACAAAATTGCAATTCTGGTACGAGGCACGGATAACCTTGAGCTTATTGATAATGATGTCAGTTACAATTGGAAGCCGCGTTTGTTCAGTCTTATCGAACATGAAAGCTTGCTCGACTGGCTTTCGTTTCATCACAACGAAAAAGATGAATGGCTCCGTTATGGCGCAGGAATTTATCTATCTTCTGTAAACGGCGGTATCATCAGGAATAACATTTGTGTGCAAGGGATGAATGGACTTCTCATCACACGAAGCAATCATATTCGAATAACCGGCAACAATTTTTCTTTCAACTCAGGGCTTGGGATCGGTTTATACCGTTCCTGCAACAATGAGATTACGTATAACAAACTTGATTACAATGTGCGCGGTTATAGTCATGGATTCTACAATCGTGGCCAAGATTCTGCCAACCTGCTTCTTTATGAACAAAGCTCCAATAATGTTATTGCTTACAACTCTGCAACACATGGTGGAGATGGATTTTTCCTCTGGGCGGGACAAACTACTATGGACAGCGGTAAAGGCGGATCAAACGATAATCTTCTCTATGGAAATGATTTCAGCTTTGCTTCTGCCAACGGTATTGAAGCAACATTCAGCCGGAATAGTTTTATTTCCAACCGACTTGCGGGATGTGATTACGGAATTTGGGGTGGATACAGTTACGAATCAAAGATTGTAGGAAATCAATTTGAAAATAATCGCGTCGGGGTTGCAATCGAACATGGACAAGATAATTCAATCATTGCAAATCGTTTCCATGGAGATACGACTGCGGTAACTCTTTGGGCAACACCGATTGCACCATCCGATTGGGGATATCCGAAATACCGGGATACACGAAGTCGTGATTACAAGATAGAGAAAAATATTTTTGAAGGAAATAAACGAGGTACGAAAGTACTGAACACGTCGGGTATTGCATTATTGAATAATCAATGGATGAATGTAGATACTGCTACAATCTTTCGCGATACCACAGACTTTGATTCAGAAGGAAACACTTTATCTGATTCCATCAGTGAAACCAATATCGAGGTTCCGAAGGATTATTTAACTTTAGCACCGAAAATTGATTCCCGCAAAGGAGTCATTCCGGCAGCTCCAATATCTAAGATGGACCGTTCCGCAATCATTGTCGATGAATGGGGACCTTATGATTACCAATCACCAAAACTCTGGCCCGTGAAATCATTGCATGAACTTCCTCTTCGATTAAGAACGCTCGGTCCCAAAGGGAACTGGAGTGTCATACAGAAGCATGGAATAGAAATGATCTCTGCGGTTGGTGGAAAAATCGGGGATACAATTACCGTAACTCCTATGAAAGATTCTATTGGAAACTGGTCTATGGTCCTTAATTATCAAGGTGAATCGACAACTTCGCCACGAGGTAAATTGTATGCGGAAGGAACGTCGTATCAATTCTCTTTTGAACATTTTGCACCTTCAATCGATTGGAATGTAAGATTTTTCACATGGACAGATAGTACAAATCCACTAAATAAATATGAAGCCTTCAATCAACTGCTTGGTACCCAGCCAATTTTAATTCAGCAGGTACCCCGTTTGGATTTTGAATGGTATCGTCCCAAATTTCCGGAGTTGCCGCAGGAACGGTTCGCTTTCGAAGCGGAAGGAAGTGTTATACTTGAGGAAGGAATATTCACATTACGCACCATCAGTGACGATGGAGTGCGCGTATGGGTAGATGATGCTCTTGTAATTGATAACTGGTCGCAACACGGTTCAAAACTTGATTATGCTATTATTACCGGTGGAAGACACCGGCTACGCGTACAATATTTTCAAGTTGACGGATGGATGGAATTTCGACTCGACATACTTAGAGGAATAAATCGATCTATCGGTTCACCAGAATAG
- a CDS encoding DUF2085 domain-containing protein, with amino-acid sequence MKISHNFIQLLFYMRVTKEYILIMALIFIWCLLLTGPPVTASIVGSDNSVVKILYRFYSPICHQFDSHSIHIFGYKFAVCARCSSIYFGFFIGGVALLFIKRYHVRSNIKLWMIAALPMIIDVAFDMIGIHSATLLSRVYTGFLFGIAAAIILIPNLHDAINSLSIQLFSFRRSSS; translated from the coding sequence ATGAAAATTTCTCATAACTTCATTCAACTCCTCTTTTATATGCGAGTAACTAAAGAATATATATTGATTATGGCGCTGATTTTTATCTGGTGTCTGCTTCTAACCGGACCCCCGGTAACTGCTTCTATTGTTGGAAGTGATAACTCGGTAGTCAAAATATTATATCGTTTTTATTCACCTATCTGCCATCAATTCGATTCACATTCGATACATATCTTCGGATATAAATTCGCGGTTTGCGCGCGATGCTCGAGTATTTATTTCGGCTTTTTTATCGGTGGAGTTGCACTTCTGTTCATCAAACGGTATCATGTCAGGTCAAATATAAAATTGTGGATGATCGCTGCGTTGCCAATGATAATCGATGTAGCATTTGATATGATCGGCATTCATTCCGCCACGTTATTATCAAGGGTCTATACAGGTTTTTTATTCGGTATTGCCGCCGCAATAATACTTATTCCAAATCTTCACGACGCAATTAATTCATTATCGATACAATTATTTTCATTTCGTAGGAGTTCTTCATGA
- a CDS encoding 6-phosphofructokinase, with product MKIGILTGGGDVPGLNPCIKAAVYRAAEEGHEMIGLRRGWAGLLYFNPEDPTSYNENLVHLTKTNTRTIDRTGGTYLHTSRTNPAKVKPNEVPEFLKSSYQVAENEKTVDCTKHILRVLEHLQIGALIAIGGDDTLSYAVRLHKEGFPVVCIPKTMDNDVHGTDYCIGFSTAVTRSVEFLHALRTPTGSHERIAVVELFGRYSGETSLISAYLAGVDRAIISEIDFDTDKLVKYLIEDRNGNPSKYAIMTISEGAKPIGGQMILSGEADAYGHKKLGGIGDYLAKEIEQRSGVRTVYQQIAYLMRSGAPDALDLMVSTSYGYLATDLILKKQSGRMVALRDGKYTTVSANIITEGKKRVDVDELYDIDQYKPKVAHLLGKPMFLY from the coding sequence ATGAAAATTGGCATATTAACGGGCGGCGGCGACGTTCCCGGCTTAAATCCATGTATAAAAGCGGCTGTATACCGGGCGGCTGAAGAAGGCCACGAGATGATTGGTCTGCGACGCGGCTGGGCGGGTTTGCTTTATTTTAATCCTGAAGACCCTACATCATACAACGAAAATCTGGTTCATCTGACAAAGACAAATACTCGGACAATCGATAGAACAGGCGGAACGTATTTGCATACATCACGAACAAATCCGGCAAAAGTTAAACCCAATGAAGTGCCGGAGTTTTTGAAATCATCTTATCAGGTTGCCGAAAACGAAAAAACTGTCGACTGCACCAAGCACATACTTCGGGTTCTTGAACACTTACAGATCGGTGCGTTGATAGCTATCGGCGGTGATGACACTTTAAGTTACGCGGTGCGTTTGCATAAAGAAGGTTTCCCGGTTGTGTGCATCCCGAAAACAATGGATAACGATGTTCACGGCACAGATTATTGCATCGGTTTCTCAACGGCAGTTACACGCAGCGTAGAATTCCTTCACGCATTGCGCACACCAACCGGTTCTCACGAGCGCATAGCGGTTGTGGAATTATTCGGAAGATACTCCGGCGAAACATCTCTCATCTCGGCTTATCTCGCAGGTGTTGACCGCGCGATTATTTCTGAAATTGATTTTGATACCGATAAGCTTGTCAAATATTTGATCGAAGATAGGAATGGCAACCCGAGCAAGTATGCTATCATGACAATTTCGGAAGGAGCAAAGCCGATTGGCGGACAAATGATTCTTTCGGGCGAAGCCGACGCGTATGGACATAAAAAACTCGGCGGTATCGGCGATTACCTTGCCAAAGAAATTGAACAAAGATCAGGTGTAAGGACTGTTTACCAACAGATTGCATACTTAATGCGCAGCGGCGCACCCGACGCTCTCGATCTCATGGTTTCTACAAGCTACGGTTACCTGGCAACAGATTTGATTTTGAAAAAACAATCTGGCAGAATGGTAGCTTTACGCGATGGAAAATACACAACTGTTTCAGCAAACATAATTACAGAAGGTAAAAAGCGTGTTGATGTTGACGAGTTATACGACATCGACCAATACAAACCAAAAGTAGCTCACCTCCTCGGCAAGCCGATGTTTTTGTATTGA
- a CDS encoding HAMP domain-containing histidine kinase — protein sequence MRSPRSANIKLILIIVAVVIVVGTLFYTHYIVKQLLIKERKVADLYARSLEFLVNSPFDQSEVSFIFNEVVLQSIDFPMALTDDQNHLLSDIRLSVRNIQIDTTLSTTDQEQFLASYILKLDEQNPPIRVIIRTSPTDSLVQLLHYGESGFVTKLRWLPYIEIAVAGMFILLGYIGFSYIKRNEQSNIWVGMAKETAHQLGTPLSSLMGWIEMMRERSADDPKQLGTLAEMEHDLNRLQKVTERFSKIGSKPSLKDENIKEVIESVIGYYRQRLPSRFGKENQILMSVDSSEQLSASINRELFEWVIENLIKNALDAMEENTGSIIFSIQQKGKSIFIDAKDTGKGIDMKYKKDIFRPGYSTKKRGWGLGLSLSKRIIEDYHRGKLFVKESKIGKGTTFRIKLVK from the coding sequence ATGCGCTCTCCCCGTTCTGCAAATATCAAATTGATTCTTATTATCGTTGCAGTCGTCATTGTAGTCGGCACTTTATTTTATACTCATTATATCGTTAAGCAGCTTTTAATTAAAGAACGGAAAGTTGCCGATCTTTATGCGCGATCGCTTGAATTTCTTGTTAACTCACCGTTCGATCAATCGGAAGTTAGTTTTATTTTCAATGAGGTAGTGCTTCAATCCATCGACTTCCCGATGGCGCTTACCGACGATCAGAATCATCTGCTCAGCGATATACGATTAAGTGTACGCAATATTCAAATTGACACGACTTTATCTACAACCGATCAAGAGCAATTTCTCGCTTCTTATATTTTAAAATTAGATGAGCAAAATCCGCCCATTCGCGTTATCATCAGAACCTCGCCAACAGATTCATTGGTTCAGCTTCTTCATTACGGTGAATCAGGTTTCGTTACTAAACTTCGGTGGCTTCCGTACATCGAAATCGCGGTTGCAGGAATGTTTATATTACTCGGTTATATCGGATTCAGCTACATCAAACGTAACGAGCAAAGCAACATCTGGGTGGGGATGGCGAAAGAAACCGCCCATCAACTTGGCACACCGCTTTCGAGTTTGATGGGGTGGATAGAAATGATGCGCGAACGATCTGCCGACGATCCAAAGCAACTGGGAACGCTCGCCGAGATGGAACACGATCTTAATCGTTTGCAAAAAGTCACGGAAAGGTTTTCTAAGATAGGTTCCAAACCGTCTTTGAAAGATGAAAATATCAAAGAAGTTATCGAATCGGTCATCGGATATTACAGACAACGTTTGCCATCGCGATTCGGCAAAGAGAATCAAATTCTGATGTCCGTTGATTCATCAGAACAACTATCCGCTTCGATCAACAGAGAATTATTCGAGTGGGTGATTGAAAATCTGATAAAGAACGCGCTCGATGCTATGGAAGAAAATACCGGATCGATTATTTTTTCGATTCAGCAAAAAGGTAAATCAATATTCATTGATGCAAAAGATACCGGTAAAGGTATCGACATGAAATATAAAAAAGATATTTTCCGCCCAGGTTATAGCACAAAGAAGCGCGGATGGGGTTTGGGCTTGAGTCTTTCAAAACGCATCATTGAGGATTACCACAGAGGAAAACTTTTTGTTAAAGAAAGCAAAATTGGCAAGGGAACCACATTTAGAATAAAGTTAGTGAAGTAA
- the speB gene encoding agmatinase yields MWKTLPVEENFLGIEEEFCQFENSRVVIVPVPYERTVSYGGGTSKGPSAILDASHFVEFYDEETGREVHRQFGIATLEPLDVNAGSPENALELIYSTTKKLISANKFMVMLGGEHTISQASIAAYAERYRDLSVLHIDAHSDLRDEYQGTKFSHASVMARVCEYLDPPRLVQVGIRAQSIEEAEFIKERGVTTLYAHEIRGGKYAKLLKYWYDFPLDKLSDHVYVSFDVDGFDPSIMPSTGTPEPNGLLWDETMRLLAKIGERKHVVGCDVVELAPIERFHHPDLTTAKLVSKMINYFVR; encoded by the coding sequence ATGTGGAAGACATTACCAGTTGAAGAAAATTTTCTCGGAATTGAAGAGGAATTTTGCCAGTTCGAAAACTCTCGCGTCGTCATCGTTCCCGTTCCGTACGAAAGAACCGTAAGCTACGGCGGAGGGACATCGAAAGGTCCTTCGGCAATTCTGGATGCGTCGCATTTCGTTGAATTCTATGATGAAGAAACAGGACGGGAAGTGCACAGACAATTCGGCATCGCGACACTTGAACCGCTCGACGTTAACGCCGGATCTCCCGAAAACGCGCTGGAATTAATTTATTCTACTACAAAGAAATTAATCTCCGCTAATAAATTTATGGTAATGTTGGGCGGCGAACATACTATATCTCAGGCATCGATAGCGGCATACGCAGAGCGTTACCGCGATCTTTCGGTTCTTCATATCGACGCGCATTCCGATCTGCGGGATGAATATCAAGGCACAAAATTCTCACACGCATCTGTGATGGCGCGGGTGTGCGAATATTTAGATCCACCCCGACTCGTGCAAGTCGGCATACGCGCTCAGTCTATCGAAGAAGCAGAATTCATTAAAGAACGCGGAGTTACAACTCTTTACGCTCATGAAATCCGCGGTGGCAAATACGCTAAACTTCTAAAATACTGGTACGATTTTCCTTTAGATAAATTATCCGATCATGTGTATGTAAGTTTCGATGTTGATGGATTCGATCCATCTATCATGCCTTCGACAGGGACTCCCGAACCGAACGGATTACTTTGGGATGAAACAATGCGACTGCTGGCAAAAATAGGAGAACGGAAACATGTTGTAGGATGCGACGTGGTCGAACTCGCCCCGATTGAACGATTTCACCATCCCGATTTAACGACGGCAAAATTGGTTTCCAAGATGATAAATTATTTTGTAAGATAA
- a CDS encoding sigma-70 family RNA polymerase sigma factor, with product MEMIENPFSLFEQEDRKLFEKIAVHDEGALFSLLDRYSPFMFSVLMRMMRSVEDAETIIHDTFIEIWNKKEKYAKSDDITYYEHLLKVVRERALSTERLKHLKKQSQQPGHQILPIYSEHVLSQPPNIPLRSEILQNLINVFLQLTEEEQQVLAMAFYEGWSQREIAKRLSIPAWTINWSLRKSLNSIASVVFGLHPADDETHPKKYTEMCAGYVVGILPSEDLKEFVDHREENCVTCSAEIARLKNAIFLLPFGLPQIAVSPELRDRIQFSIQLVEVVRASNQPREEAQEAEKVGAITDVIKESGEIKIEKTRVFKWLPVILAGALIVSIALNVYFFSDRNKNNRPVDIDSSKIILQQDVEKKNLLLGILEKEKIDIVFLKSEQKNNNQFGKIIWDQVTRSALLQVSLPMLNDKDSIYSLWLVTADHMIKVGNFSSRGDDKKEKIFRLQLPTDVARNEIKEFWITLEQDEGSSKPSSNLMLKGYSKIK from the coding sequence ATGGAAATGATAGAGAATCCATTTTCTCTTTTTGAACAAGAAGATCGAAAGCTTTTCGAAAAAATTGCCGTTCATGACGAAGGAGCTTTATTTTCACTCCTTGATCGTTACTCACCATTTATGTTCAGTGTCTTGATGCGGATGATGAGATCGGTGGAAGATGCGGAAACGATAATTCATGATACATTTATTGAAATCTGGAACAAGAAAGAGAAATATGCCAAGAGCGATGATATCACTTATTATGAACACCTTTTAAAAGTTGTTCGTGAACGTGCGTTATCAACAGAGCGATTGAAACATTTAAAAAAGCAGAGTCAACAACCCGGGCATCAAATTCTTCCTATTTATTCCGAGCACGTGTTATCGCAGCCGCCGAATATTCCGCTGCGGAGCGAAATATTGCAAAATCTGATTAATGTATTCTTGCAATTAACTGAAGAAGAACAGCAGGTGCTCGCGATGGCTTTTTATGAAGGATGGTCACAGCGTGAAATCGCCAAACGATTATCGATACCGGCATGGACGATCAATTGGAGCTTGCGCAAAAGTTTAAATTCGATTGCGTCGGTTGTTTTTGGATTACATCCGGCGGATGATGAAACGCATCCCAAGAAATATACCGAAATGTGTGCCGGTTATGTTGTAGGAATTTTACCGTCCGAAGATTTAAAAGAATTCGTCGATCATCGGGAAGAAAATTGTGTTACTTGCTCTGCAGAAATAGCACGCTTGAAAAACGCGATTTTTTTGCTACCCTTCGGTTTACCGCAAATTGCGGTTTCCCCGGAGCTGCGAGATCGGATACAGTTTTCAATTCAGCTTGTTGAGGTTGTAAGAGCGAGCAATCAACCGAGAGAAGAAGCGCAAGAAGCGGAGAAGGTGGGTGCAATAACGGATGTAATAAAAGAATCTGGTGAAATTAAAATTGAAAAAACCAGAGTATTTAAATGGTTACCGGTTATTTTGGCCGGTGCGCTCATTGTGAGTATTGCGTTGAATGTTTATTTCTTCTCAGATAGAAATAAAAACAATAGACCGGTTGATATAGATTCATCGAAAATCATTCTGCAACAAGATGTGGAAAAGAAAAATCTGCTTCTTGGAATTCTTGAAAAAGAAAAAATCGATATCGTATTTCTAAAATCGGAACAAAAAAATAATAATCAATTCGGAAAAATAATCTGGGATCAGGTTACAAGGTCTGCTTTGCTTCAGGTTTCATTACCGATGTTGAATGATAAAGATTCAATTTATTCTCTCTGGCTAGTCACTGCTGATCATATGATCAAGGTTGGGAATTTCAGTAGCAGAGGAGACGATAAAAAAGAAAAAATATTCCGTCTTCAACTTCCAACCGATGTGGCAAGAAATGAGATAAAAGAATTTTGGATTACTCTTGAGCAGGATGAAGGATCAAGCAAACCTTCTTCCAATCTGATGCTGAAAGGTTACTCGAAAATAAAATAA